From a single Brassica rapa cultivar Chiifu-401-42 chromosome A01, CAAS_Brap_v3.01, whole genome shotgun sequence genomic region:
- the LOC103851844 gene encoding uncharacterized protein LOC103851844 isoform X1 yields the protein MQGAEDHHRIDLAELKLHIVKKIGAERSRRYFYYLGRFLRQKLTKVEFDKSCHRLLGRENLPLHNKLIHSILKNASLAKSPPLQKTKSLVLGKEDGPQQSGSLIPNHNPVLSNGVLHKVRSGKCDRPSPLGPNGKVDSLLHQPLCREDGSSNRNKENGDVGPVAYHSSGPDSGERGGPLPYHSKGKVTAQVIRDDDVAQEERGRLVLSKNPVMAPLGIIPYSGTRRTVPASTKGDFITCYDSGGLLETDMLRKRMESIAVAQGLGGVSAECSTMLNNMLDVYLKKLVKSCVDLSGARSTNGNQSLDKPQSREKIVNGMWPSNQASEITQEQQHPVSLLDFRAAMELNPHQLGEDWPLLLEKISMRSFEEREGV from the coding sequence ATGCAAGGTGCTGAAGATCATCACAGGATTGATCTAGCTGAGCTGAAACTGCATATAGTGAAGAAGATTGGGGCTGAGAGATCAAGAAGGTACTTTTATTACTTGGGTAGGTTTCTGCGTCAGAAGCTTACTAAGGTTGAGTTTGATAAGTCATGTCACCGTCTTTTGGGGAGGGAGAATCTTCCTCTACACAACAAGCTGATTCACTCCATCTTGAAGAATGCATCTCTTGCTAAATCCCCACCACTTCAAAAAACCAAATCTTTGGTGCTTGGGAAAGAAGATGGACCTCAACAAAGCGGATCTCTCATCCCTAACCATAATCCGGTTTTGTCAAATGGGGTGTTACACAAGGTCCGGTCTGGAAAGTGTGATAGGCCTAGTCCACTTGGGCCTAACGGAAAGGTTGATAGTCTGTTGCATCAGCCACTTTGTAGAGAAGACGGAAgcagtaatagaaataaagagaACGGTGACGTTGGACCTGTTGCTTATCATAGTTCAGGTCCAGATTCTGGTGAACGAGGCGGTCCATTACCTTATCATAGTAAAGGTAAGGTCACAGCACAAGTTATCAGAGATGATGACGTAGCTCAAGAGGAGCGAGGTAGATTGGTTCTTTCCAAGAATCCTGTAATGGCACCTCTAGGGATTATTCCATACAGTGGGACCCGGAGAACAGTTCCAGCTTCGACCAAGGGTGACTTCATTACTTGCTATGATAGTGGTGGATTATTAGAAACAGATATGCTGAGGAAGAGGATGGAGAGTATTGCAGTAGCACAGGGTCTAGGAGGGGTTTCAGCGGAGTGTTCCACTATGTTAAATAACATGTTGGACGTGTACTTGAAGAAACTGGTCAAATCATGCGTTGATTTGTCTGGAGCTCGGTCCACGAATGGAAACCAAAGTTTAGACAAACCGCAGAGCCGAGAGAAGATTGTGAATGGGATGTGGCCGAGTAACCAAGCGTCTGAGATAACGCAAGAACAGCAGCATCCGGTGTCTTTGCTTGATTTTAGAGCTGCAATGGAGCTAAATCCACATCAACTTGGCGAAGACTGGCCGTTACTTCTGGAGAAAATCTCCATGCGTTCATTTGAGGAGCGAGAAGGGGTGTGA
- the LOC103851844 gene encoding uncharacterized protein LOC103851844 isoform X2: MQGAEDHHRIDLAELKLHIVKKIGAERSRRYFYYLGRFLRQKLTKVEFDKSCHRLLGRENLPLHNKLIHSILKNASLAKSPPLQKTKSLVLGKEDGPQQSGSLIPNHNPVLSNGVLHKVRSGKCDRPSPLGPNGKVDSLLHQPLCREDGSSNRNKENGDVGPVIRDDDVAQEERGRLVLSKNPVMAPLGIIPYSGTRRTVPASTKGDFITCYDSGGLLETDMLRKRMESIAVAQGLGGVSAECSTMLNNMLDVYLKKLVKSCVDLSGARSTNGNQSLDKPQSREKIVNGMWPSNQASEITQEQQHPVSLLDFRAAMELNPHQLGEDWPLLLEKISMRSFEEREGV; encoded by the exons ATGCAAGGTGCTGAAGATCATCACAGGATTGATCTAGCTGAGCTGAAACTGCATATAGTGAAGAAGATTGGGGCTGAGAGATCAAGAAGGTACTTTTATTACTTGGGTAGGTTTCTGCGTCAGAAGCTTACTAAGGTTGAGTTTGATAAGTCATGTCACCGTCTTTTGGGGAGGGAGAATCTTCCTCTACACAACAAGCTGATTCACTCCATCTTGAAGAATGCATCTCTTGCTAAATCCCCACCACTTCAAAAAACCAAATCTTTGGTGCTTGGGAAAGAAGATGGACCTCAACAAAGCGGATCTCTCATCCCTAACCATAATCCGGTTTTGTCAAATGGGGTGTTACACAAGGTCCGGTCTGGAAAGTGTGATAGGCCTAGTCCACTTGGGCCTAACGGAAAGGTTGATAGTCTGTTGCATCAGCCACTTTGTAGAGAAGACGGAAgcagtaatagaaataaagagaACGGTGACGTTGGACCTG TTATCAGAGATGATGACGTAGCTCAAGAGGAGCGAGGTAGATTGGTTCTTTCCAAGAATCCTGTAATGGCACCTCTAGGGATTATTCCATACAGTGGGACCCGGAGAACAGTTCCAGCTTCGACCAAGGGTGACTTCATTACTTGCTATGATAGTGGTGGATTATTAGAAACAGATATGCTGAGGAAGAGGATGGAGAGTATTGCAGTAGCACAGGGTCTAGGAGGGGTTTCAGCGGAGTGTTCCACTATGTTAAATAACATGTTGGACGTGTACTTGAAGAAACTGGTCAAATCATGCGTTGATTTGTCTGGAGCTCGGTCCACGAATGGAAACCAAAGTTTAGACAAACCGCAGAGCCGAGAGAAGATTGTGAATGGGATGTGGCCGAGTAACCAAGCGTCTGAGATAACGCAAGAACAGCAGCATCCGGTGTCTTTGCTTGATTTTAGAGCTGCAATGGAGCTAAATCCACATCAACTTGGCGAAGACTGGCCGTTACTTCTGGAGAAAATCTCCATGCGTTCATTTGAGGAGCGAGAAGGGGTGTGA
- the LOC103851853 gene encoding protein KAKU4, producing MDSDAGPRQPQSGGKILRPRRRFAVRTPYDRPAPRSRDPPQQNPSWISRLVYKPVTVIASGAGKFISSVVFSDSSSSSSEDDEDSSSDIEGDEDVEKNITGFPEDETMLEESTIQRLGSKRVIEQLLMQETFAREEGDRLIDIIKARVVDHPSVPTPNEGRHSDNEVDVGEMSNKAVMEAKRWLEEKKSASNSKSIATEDGGGSPVDVAKLYMRARLPWGSPAANTSEFRSPSPAGMQLLKEGTPFPYSAGNFSSSKLRRRSRSNPTWNIQDEIRKVRAKATEEMLKTVSPRSVASLNVDGGAQAIQIEQSVVLPNQTTEANQAVEETRVIHNTRSRGVVSTQGAGVDDSNAVGNDFIQPSSTIGETTNAVLAPGATLDPTGSFCIPKDVFETSKEADDIGAAHPIANGLPSSSPSSPVAMEAEASEPIHETPGDDITVGNGLDGAIDSKENNNSGSSASHNSSSTHEKEWLPGDQSLPNSNSASSSPGTSKVMAQPTRRGGRGRGRGRGRGVRGKGRGK from the exons ATGGATTCCGACGCCGGACCACGTCAGCCTCAATCCGGAGGCAAGATTCTTCGACCTCGCCGGAGATTCGCCGTCAGGACGCCGTACGACCGCCCCGCTCCAAGATCCAGAGATCCTCCTCAGCAAAACCCTAGTTGGATCTCCAGGCTTGTTTACAAACCTGTCACCGTGATTGCCTCCGGCGCCGGGAAATTCATTTCTTCCGTCGTCTTCTCTGATTCTTCCTCATCTTCTTCCGAGGATGACGAGGATTCATCTTCAG ACATTGAAGGTGATGAGGATGTTGAGAAGAACATTACCGGTTTTCCCGAAGATGAAACGATGCTTGAG GAATCAACCATCCAAAGACTCGGTTCTAAGCGTGTAATTGAGCAGCTTCTCATGCAAGAAACATTTGCAAG GGAAGAAGGCGATAGATTAATAGATATCATCAAGGCGAGAGTTGTAGATCATCCCAGTGTCCCCACTCCTAATGAAGGGAGGCATAGTGATAATG aGGTGGATGTGGGTGAAATGTCTAATAAAGCTGTCATGGAAGCAAAAAGATGGTTGGAGGAGAAGAAATCAGCATCAAATTCAAAGTCTATA GCAACTGAAGATGGTGGTGGATCGCCTGTGGATGTGGCCAAATTATATATGAGAGCTCGTCTGCCATGGGGATCTCCAGCTGCGAACACTTCAGAGTTTCGCTCACCATCACCAGCAGGGATGCAACTTCTTAAGGAAGGGACGCCGTTTCCTTATAGTGCTGGAAACTTCTCCTCTTCCAAG CTGAGAAGGAGATCCCGTTCGAATCCTACATGGAATATTCAAGATGAAATTCGTAAAGTCAGAGCTAAAGCAACAGAGGAAATGCTTAAAACTGTATCCCCTCGTAGTGTAGCATCATTGAATGTTGATGGAGGTGCTCAAG cTATACAGATTGAGCAAAGCGTGGTCCTACCAAATCAG ACTACGGAAGCTAATCAAGCCGTTGAAGAAACAAGAGTTATACACAACACTAGATCTC GTGGAGTTGTTTCCACACAAGGAGCTGGTGTTGATGACTCCAATGCTGTGGGTAATGACTTTATCCAGCCTAGCTCAACTATTGGGGAAACCACAAATG CTGTCTTGGCTCCTGGAGCAACTTTGGATCCAACTGGGAGCTTTTGTATCCCAAAGGATGTGTTTGAAACATCAAAGGAAGCTGATGATATAGGCGCAGCACATCCTATAGCCAACGGTCTCCCATCTTCATCACCTAG CTCACCAGTGGCAATGGAAGCTGAGGCTTCTGAGCCTATACATGAAACTCCTGGTGATGATATCACAGTAGGGAATGGCTTAGATGGTGCGATTGATAGCAAGGAAAACAATAACAGCGGCTCAAGCGCCTCGCATAACAGTTCGAGCACGCATGAGAAAGAGTGGCTCCCGGGAGACCAGTCTCTACCGAACTCAAACTCAGCAAGTAGCAGCCCTGGTACTAGCAAGGTAATGGCACAACCCACGAGAAGAGGAGGACGAGGGCGAGGTAGGGGAAGAGGGCGAGGAGTTCGAGGCAAAGGACGGGGCAAATAA
- the LOC103851869 gene encoding cytoplasmic 60S subunit biogenesis factor REI1 homolog 1 gives MPGLTCNACNMEFENEAERKLHYSSDWHRYNLKRKVAGVPGVTEELFEARQSALALEKGKSDEAPMLYTCGACGKGYRSSKAHEQHLKSRSHVLRVSQGETSNGDEDVAIVTPLTRRFKNKENEESDDEWVEADSDEELAADAEEEASEALSKLNVNESGAGGEDMDPTCCLMCDKKHKTLETCMVHMHKHHGFFVPDVEYLKDPEGLLTYLGLKVKRDFMCLYCSELCHAFSSLEAVRKHMEAKSHCKLHYGDGDDEEDAELEEFYDYSSSYVDETGDQIVVAGETDNAVELVGGSELVITERSENTTTSRTLGSREFMRYYRQKPRPSSQDSNQIVASLSSRYKSLGLKTVPSKEDRVKMKALKEMNKRGETMRTKMAMKSNVIRNLPNNVPY, from the exons ATGCCGGGCTTAACATGTAACGCGTGTAACATGGAGTTCGAGAACGAAGCTGAACGAAAGCTTCATTACAGCTCCGATTGGCACCGTTACAATCTCAAGCGCAAG GTAGCTGGAGTTCCTGGAGTTACGGAAGAGTTGTTTGAGGCGAGACAATCTGCTCTTGCTCTAGAGAAAGGCAAATCAGATGAAGCGCCTATGCTCTACACCTGCGGAGCTTGTGGTAAAGGCTACAGGAGCTCCAAGGCTCATGAGCAGCATCTCAAGTCACGGAGCCATGTTTTGCGTGTTTCGCAAGGGGAAACAAGCAATGGTGATGAGGATGTAGCGATTGTCACGCCGCTTACTCGCCGTTTCAAGAATAAAGAGAATGAGGAGAGTGATGATGAGTGGGTGGAGGCTGATTCAGATGAGGAACTGGCTGCTGATGCTGAAGAAGAGGCCTCTGAGGCTTTGTCTAAGTTGAATGTGAACGAGTCAGGAGCTGGTGGAGAAGATATGGATCCAACCTGCTGTTTGATGTGTGACAAGAAGCATAAGACCTTGGAGACCTGTATGGTTCACATGCATAAGCACCATGGTTTCTTCGTTCCGGATGTTGAGTATCTAAAAGATCCTGAAGGGCTTCTCACTTACCTCGGTCTTAAG GTCAAGAGAGACTTCATGTGTCTCTACTGCAGCGAGCTCTGCCATGCATTCAGCAGCTTAGAGGCTGTAAGAAAGCATATGGAAGCAAAGAGTCATTGCAAGTTGCATTATGGTGATGGTGATGACGAGGAAGATGCTGAACTAGAAGAGTTTTACGACTACAGCAGCAG TTATGTTGATGAAACTGGAGACCAGATAGTCGTGGCTGGTGAAACAGACAACGCTGTAGAACTCGTTGGTGGTTCTGAGCTCGTGATCACCGAGAGATCTGAGAACACAACAACGTCCAGGACTCTGGGTTCACGTGAATTCATGCGTTACTATAGACAGAAGCCTCGTCCAAGTTCTCAAGACAGTAACCAGATTGTTGCCTCTCTGTCTTCAAG GTACAAGAGCCTGGGTCTGAAGACAGTGCCATCGAAAGAAGATAGAGTGAAAATGAAAGCGCTTAAGGAGATGAACAAGAGAGGCGAGACAATGCGTACCAAGATGGCAATGAAGAGTAACGTCATAAGAAACTTGCCCAATAATGTTCCTTATTAG
- the LOC103851878 gene encoding uncharacterized protein LOC103851878, producing the protein MELVCENNLQANTFCSVTATIINWDDLVCPICLDSPHNGVLLQCSSYQNGCRAFVCNTDHLHSNCLHRFITACSTDSPPSTSPAAPEDNDETLSKVLEESCKPVCPLCRGEVTGWVVVEEARALLDEKHRSCEEERCRFIGTYTELRQHAKSEHPDSRPSKIDPARKLDWENFQQSSEIIDVLSTIHSEVPRGVVLGDYVIEYGDDDGGDGTGDEFEEGPGNEGSSSWWTSCILYKMFDNIRNARRNRRRARMMGESRSRRGSRRFSYDNSNSDDSSVASFEFPVYRVDEIDDEFVTTSGLNRSNAMHQRFSLVYNSRRRRSRFYAN; encoded by the exons ATGGAACTTGTTTGCGAAAACAACCTTCAAGCAAACACCTTTTGCAGCGTGACGGCGACCATCATCAATTGGGATGATTTAGTTTGTCCCATTTGCTTAGACTCCCCTCACAACGGCGTCCTCCTCCAATGCTCTTCTTACCAAAACGGATGCCGTGCCTTCGTCTGCAACACGGATCACCTCCACTCCAACTGCTTACACCGTTTCATCACCGCCTGTTCCACAGACTCACCTCCCTCTACCTCTCCTGCCGCTCCTGAAGATAATGATGAGACACTGTCTAAGGTTTTAGAAGAGAGCTGCAAACCAGTGTGCCCGCTCTGCAGAGGAGAGGTCACCGGGTGGGTTGTGGTGGAAGAAGCTCGTGCTCTTCTCGACGAGAAACACCGTTCTTGCGAGGAAGAGCGGTGTAGATTTATTGGAACTTACACCGAGCTTCGCCAGCACGCTAAGTCAGAGCATCCGGACTCTCGCCCTTCCAAGATCGATCCCGCGAGGAAGCTAGACTGGGAGAATTTCCAGCAGTCGTCTGAGATCATCGACGTGCTGAGCACGATTCACTCTGAGGTTCCGAGAGGTGTGGTGTTGGGAGACTATGTGATCGAGTATGgagatgatgatggtggtgatGGCACTGGAGATGAGTTTGAGGAGGGTCCTGGCAATGAAGGGAGTAGTAGCTGGTGGACCTCTTGTATACTGTATAAAATGTTTGATAATATAAGGAATGCGAGGAGGAATAGGAGGAGGGCGAGGATGATGGGTGAGAGTAGGAGTAGGAGAGGGAGTCGCCGCTTTAGCTATGATAATTCGAACTCTGATGACAGCTCGGTGGCGTCGTTTGAGTTCCCGGTGTATAGAGTAGATGAGATCGATGATGAGTTTGTAACAACGAGTGGACTTAACAGAAGTAACGCTATGCATCAAAG GTTCTCTCTGGTTTACAATTCAAGAAGGCGTCGTTCTCGCTTCTATGCAAATTAG
- the LOC103851895 gene encoding protein ACTIVITY OF BC1 COMPLEX KINASE 1, chloroplastic, translating into MESIHCNSFVKPNFSLNHTLRRRNLSVFDRRDAPSRTFSAVRTSNFSVTSAAASTDVSTSTRNASIGNRNPKDAAIMTTGMERVGKSSAALEQLDIERGVCIPFRKYSPETVRSKVLESRGSVVSLASRGVEIVWNLGLYWSTLVYDFLVGRDEEVVPFRARQLRNLLCNLGPSFIKAGQVLANRPDIIREDYMNELCILQDDVPPFPNEVAFKIIEEELGQPLESLFSKISSETIAAASLGQVYRATLRATGEDVAIKVQRPQIEPIIYRDLFLFRTLASFLNGFSLQKLGCNAELIVDEFGEKLLEELDYTLEARNIEDFLENFKDDPTVKIPGVYKNLCGPRVLVMEWIDGIRCTDPQAIKDAGLDLNGFLTVGVSAALRQLLEFGLFHGDPHPGNIFAMQDGRIAYVDFGNVAVLSQQNKQILIDAVVHAVNEDYGEMANDFTRLGFLAKGTDVSPIVPALEAIWQNSAGKGLADFNFRSVTGQFNKLVYDFPIRIPERFSLVIRSLLTQEGICFTLKPDFKFLEVAYPYVAKRLLTDPNPALRERLIQVLFKDGNFQWKRLENLISLAKENVGQMSSNPALRVKRVESKLDLTDTIKDGARLFLLDEGIRRKLILALTEDSKLHVEELVDVYKLVEEEVDIPTLAMQVVQDLPNVFRDFVLSWSNSVLSDR; encoded by the exons ATGGAGTCGATCCACTGTAATAGCTTCGTAAAACCTAATTTCTCCCTTAATCACACTCTTCGGAGACGAAATCTCTCTGTGTTTGATCGGAGAGATGCTCCTTCGCGGACGTTCTCAGCTGTACGGACTTCCAACTTCTCCGTTACCTCCGCGGCTGCGTCGACGGATGTTTCCACTTCCACTCGAAACGCCTCGATTGGGAACCGGAATCCGAAAGACGCTGCGATAATGACGACGGGGATGGAGAGAGTAGGCAAATCGAGCGCCGCGCTGGAGCAGCTCGATATCGAGCGAGGCGTCTGCATCCCTTTCCGAAAGTACTCTCCAGAGACT GTGAGGAGTAAGGTGCTGGAATCAAGAGGATCAGTCGTCTCTCTTGCTTCACGAGGTGTGGAGATCGTTTGGAACCTGGGGCTGTATTGGTCTACCTTAGTGTATGATTTTTTGGTTGGGAGGGATGAGGAAGTCGTCCCGTTCCGTGCTAGGCAGCTTAGGAACCTCTTGTGTAACTTGGGGCCTTCTTTTATCAAAGCTGGACAGGTTCTTGCAAACAGACCTGATATCATCCGTGAAGATTACATGAACGAGCTCTGTATTCTTCAAGATGATGTTCCTCCGTTCCCCAACGAG GTTGCTTTCAAGATTATTGAGGAAGAGTTAGGCCAACCTCTTGAGTCCCTGTTTAGCAAGATTTCTTCGGAGACAATAGCGGCTGCGAGCTTGGGACAAGTTTATAGAGCTACTCTACGTGCTACTGGAGAGGATGTTGCTATCAAG GTGCAGAGACCACAGATAGAGCCCATAATTTACCGGGATCTCTTTCTTTTCCGAACCCTTGCCTCATTCTTAAACGGCTTTAGTCTACAGAAACTGGGTTGCAACGCAGAGCTGATAGTTGATGAATTTGGAGAAAAACTTTTGGAGGAGCTTGACTACACCTTG GAAGCCAGGAACATTGAAGACTTCCTGGAGAACTTTAAAGATGACCCCACTGTCAAAATTCCTGGAGTATACAAGAATCTTTGTGGTCCAAGGGTTCTGGTCATGGAATGGATTGATGGTATTCGATGTACTGACCCACAG GCCATCAAGGATGCGGGACTTGATTTAAATGGATTCTTGACCGTTGGCGTGAGTGCTGCTCTAAGACAGCTGTTGGAATTCGGATTATTTCACGGAGATCCACATCCTGGAAATATCTTTGCAATGCAGGATGGGCGTATTGCTTATGTGGACTTTGGTAACGTTGCCGTTCTGAGTCAG CAAAACAAGCAAATTTTGATTGATGCTGTTGTCCATGCGGTTAATGAGGACTATGGGGAGATGGCAAATGATTTCACTAGGCTCGGATTCTTGGCCAAGGGTACCGATGTTTCTCCTATTGTTCCAGCTTTAGAAGCCATCTGGCAGAATTCTGCCGGGAAAGGACTTGCAGATTTTAATTTCCGAAGTGTTACAG GCCAGTTCAACAAGCTTGTGTACGACTTTCCCATCCGTATCCCGGAGCGGTTCTCTCTTGTTATTCGTTCTCTGCTTACACAGGAGGGTATATGTTTCACGCTGAAGCCTGATTTTAAATTTCTTGAG gTTGCTTATCCATATGTAGCAAAGCGTCTCCTAACGGATCCAAATCCTGCACTTCGGGAACGCTTGATACAG GTTCTATTCAAAGATGGTAATTTCCAATGGAAAAGGCTGGAAAACCTAATATCACTTGCAAAGGAAAACGTCGGCCAAATGAGTAGCAACCCTGCTCTACGAGTTAAGCGTGT GGAGAGTAAGCTTGACTTGACAGATACCATAAAGGATGGAGCTCGTCTTTTCCTCCTTGATGAAGGCATCCGCAGGAAACTAATTCTTGCACTCACAGAGGACTCAAAGCTTCATGTAGAAGAG CTGGTGGACGTATACAAATTGGTTGAAGAAGAAGTAGATATTCCCACACTGGCCATGCAAGTCGTGCAAG ATTTACCGAATGTTTTTAGGGATTTCGTGCTGTCATGGAGCAACTCGGTGTTATCCGACAGATAA
- the LOC103851905 gene encoding flowering-promoting factor 1-like protein 1, with protein MSGVWVFNKNGVMRLVENPYNQSSGDSSDSTSSGGSQQQRMRRKILVHLPTSEVVSSYGSLERILKGLGWERYYYGDNADHLLQFHKKTSIDLISLPRDFSKFNSIHMYDIVVKNPNVFHVRDM; from the coding sequence ATGTCTGGTGTGTGGGTGTTCAACAAGAACGGAGTGATGAGGCTTGTTGAGAATCCTTACAACCAATCCTCCGGAGATTCGTCGGACTCTACCTCCTCCGGTGGTAGCCAGCAGCAAAGGATGAGGAGGAAGATCCTTGTCCATCTTCCGACCAGCGAGGTTGTCTCTTCGTACGGATCTCTTGAGAGGATCTTGAAGGGTCTTGGATGGGAGAGGTACTACTATGGAGACAACGCCGATCATCTCCTCCAGTTCCACAAGAAAACATCCATCGATCTTATCTCTCTCCCACGGGACTTCTCAAAGTTTAACTCTATTCATATGTATGATATCGTTGTCAAGAACCCTAACGTCTTCCATGTCCGAGACATGTAG
- the LOC103851913 gene encoding selenoprotein H isoform X2 has translation MAPRKSKGDGEEKAKPLTQTSTRVTRSMDRQTRSATKPDGAKAAGSITKQVKLASPKRKKPATETGRGAKKAKKDEEKEEEAAEVEDPTKPKIVIEHCKQCNAFKTRAIQVKEGLEGAVPGVTVTLNPEKPRRGCFEIRKEGGETFISLLEMKRPFAPMKALDMEEVIEDIIKKIK, from the exons ATGGCGCCGAGGAAGAGTAAGGGAGATGGAGAAGAAAAGGCGAAACCTTTGACGCAGACTTCGACGAGAGTGACTCGGAGCATGGATCGCCAAACTCGAAGTGCTACTAAACCAGACGGTGCTAAAGCTGCTGGATCCATCACCAAGCAAGTGAAGCTTGCGTCGCCGAAGAGGAAGAAGCCAGCGACTGAGACTGGGAGAGGAGCTAAGAAGGCGAAGAAGGATGaggaaaaggaagaagaagctgcGGAGGTTGAAGACCCGACGAAGCCCAAGATTGTTATAGAGCACTG TAAACAATGCAATGCTTTCAAGACAAGGGCCATTCAGGTGAAGGAAGGTCTGGAGGGAGCTGTTCCTGGCGTCACTGTGACTCTTAACCCTGAAAAG CCAAGGCGCGGTTGCTTTGAGATCCGGAAGGAAGGTGGCGAAACATTCATCAGTCTTTTG GAGATGAAACGTCCATTTGCACCAATGAAGGCtcttgatatggaagaagtcATCGAGGACATCATTAAGAAGATTAAATGA
- the LOC103851928 gene encoding flowering-promoting factor 1-like protein 1 — protein MSGVWVFNKNGVMRLVENPYNQSSGDSSDSTSSGGSQQQRMRRKILVHLPTSEVVSSYGSLERILKGLGWERYYYGDNADHLLQFHKKTSIDLISLPRDFSKFNSIHMYDIVVKNPNVFHVRDM, from the coding sequence ATGTCTGGTGTGTGGGTGTTCAACAAGAACGGAGTGATGAGGCTGGTTGAGAATCCTTACAACCAATCCTCCGGAGATTCGTCGGACTCTACCTCCTCCGGTGGTAGCCAGCAGCAAAGGATGAGGAGGAAGATCCTTGTCCATCTTCCGACCAGTGAGGTTGTCTCTTCGTACGGATCTCTTGAGAGGATCTTGAAGGGTCTTGGATGGGAGAGGTACTACTATGGAGACAACGCCGATCATCTCCTCCAGTTCCACAAGAAAACATCCATCGATCTTATCTCTCTCCCACGAGACTTCTCAAAGTTTAACTCTATTCATATGTATGATATCGTTGTCAAGAACCCTAACGTCTTCCATGTCCGAGACATGTAG
- the LOC103851913 gene encoding selenoprotein H isoform X1, with amino-acid sequence MAPRKSKGDGEEKAKPLTQTSTRVTRSMDRQTRSATKPDGAKAAGSITKQVKLASPKRKKPATETGRGAKKAKKDEEKEEEAAEVEDPTKPKIVIEHCKQCNAFKTRAIQVKEGLEGAVPGVTVTLNPEKPRRGCFEIREEGGQTFISLLAMKRPFAPMKALDMEEVIEDIIKKIK; translated from the exons ATGGCGCCGAGGAAGAGTAAGGGAGATGGAGAAGAAAAGGCGAAACCTTTGACGCAGACTTCGACGAGAGTGACTCGGAGCATGGATCGCCAAACTCGAAGTGCTACTAAACCAGACGGTGCTAAAGCTGCTGGATCCATCACCAAGCAAGTGAAGCTTGCGTCGCCGAAGAGGAAGAAGCCAGCGACTGAGACTGGGAGAGGAGCTAAGAAGGCGAAGAAGGATGaggaaaaggaagaagaagctgcGGAGGTTGAAGACCCGACGAAGCCCAAGATTGTTATAGAGCACTG TAAACAATGCAATGCTTTCAAGACAAGGGCCATTCAGGTGAAGGAAGGTCTGGAGGGAGCTGTTCCTGGCGTCACTGTGACTCTTAACCCTGAAAAG CCAAGGCGTGGTTGCTTTGAGATCCGGGAGGAAGGTGGCCAAACATTCATCAGTCTTTTG GCGATGAAACGCCCATTTGCTCCAATGAAGGCtcttgatatggaagaagtcATCGAGGACATCATTAAGAAGATTAAATGA